A single genomic interval of Helianthus annuus cultivar XRQ/B chromosome 6, HanXRQr2.0-SUNRISE, whole genome shotgun sequence harbors:
- the LOC110865561 gene encoding KH domain-containing protein At3g08620, which translates to MSHLYNHNFSPARALSPLIRTSNPDADSQYLTELLEEHQKLQPFMQVLPICSRLLNQEILRVSSMLPNQGFNELDRLRHRSPSPMASSNLMSNVPGSRLAGWNGLPPERLSGPPGTTMDWQGAPASPSAYTVKRILRLEIPVDTYPNFNFVGRLLGPRGNSLKRVEGTTGCRVYIRGKGSIKDPEQEDKLRGRPGYEHLSEPLHILIEAELPASVIDIRLRQAQEIIEELLKPVDESQDYIKRQQLRELAMLNSNFREDSPGPSGSVSPFNTSSSGMKRAKTGR; encoded by the exons ATGTCACACCTCTACAATCACAACTTCTCTCCAGCAAGAGCTCTCTCTCCACTCATCAGAACATCCAACCCAGATGCTGACAg TCAGTACTTGACTGAATTGTTGGAGGAACATCAAAAGCTCCAGCCTTTTATGCAAGTTCTTCCAATATGTAGCAGATTGTTGAATCAAG AGATCCTGAGGGTGTCGAGTATGTTGCCGAACCAAGGGTTTAATGAGCTGGACAGACTGCGTCATAGAAGTCCAAGTCCCATGGCATCTTCTAATCTTATGTCAAATGTTCCTGGCTCTAGACTTGCTGGCTGGAATGGTCTTCCACCCGAG AGGTTAAGTGGACCACCGGGAACAACAATGGACTGGCAAGGAGCTCCAGCAAGTCCAAGTGCATACACCGTGAAGAGAATTTTGCGGTTAGAGATACCAGTTGACACTTATCCAAAT TTTAATTTCGTTGGAAGACTTCTTGGTCCTAGAGGCAATTCACTAAAACGGGTCGAGGGTACAACAGGTTGTCGGGTGTATATAAGAGGAAAAGGTTCGATCAAGGATCCAGAACAG GAAGATAAGCTAAGGGGAAGACCAGGCTATGAACATTTAAGCGAGCCGCTCCACATATTGATTGAGGCAGAGTTACCGGCAAGTGTCATTGATATTAGGCTGAGGCAGGCACAAGAAATAATCGAAGAACTGCTTAAACCTGTG GATGAGTCCCAAGATTATATAAAAAGACAGCAGTTGCGCGAGCTGGCCATGCTGAACTCAAATTTCCGAGAAGATAGTCCTGGGCCAAGCGGCAGCGTATCACCGTTCAACACCAGCAGTAGTGGAATGAAGCGCGCAAAAACCGGGAGATAG